A single window of Syntrophotalea acetylenica DNA harbors:
- a CDS encoding DHH family phosphoesterase produces MIDAILRAIGQGRTFLVASHAHPDGDAVGSTLGLVNCLRDLGREAVAFNLDNVPANFAFLPGAQSLLCRPEDLGRYDVGFVLDSGELSRAGSFLPLHCRQVISIDHHPCSERFGDINYVDEQACATGALVYRIIHAAGFPVSADVALCLYTAILSDTGSFRYSNANPEAFQIASSLVACGISPWYVAENLYESRPAEQLRLLAIVLETLAISPCGRFGSVCVTRDMLLSAGAKPEDTDGLINYPRSVRGVEVALCFRQTDDNRFKVSFRSKGKVDVGALARGLGGGGHHNAAGATVDGDIGQVKCQVFARLNELLPFS; encoded by the coding sequence ATGATTGACGCCATTCTTCGGGCTATCGGACAGGGGCGGACGTTTCTGGTCGCCTCCCACGCTCATCCCGATGGAGACGCGGTCGGATCAACCCTCGGACTGGTGAATTGTCTTCGTGATCTCGGCAGGGAGGCGGTGGCTTTTAACCTCGATAACGTTCCTGCCAACTTTGCTTTTTTGCCTGGAGCACAAAGCTTGCTGTGCAGACCGGAAGACCTTGGCCGGTACGATGTGGGATTCGTTCTCGATTCCGGTGAACTGTCACGGGCCGGAAGTTTTCTCCCTCTGCATTGCCGGCAGGTGATCAGTATCGACCACCATCCATGCTCCGAGCGTTTTGGCGATATCAATTATGTCGATGAACAGGCCTGCGCCACCGGTGCTCTTGTTTATCGCATTATTCACGCGGCCGGGTTTCCGGTGTCCGCGGACGTTGCTCTGTGTCTTTACACCGCCATATTGTCCGATACCGGTTCTTTCCGCTATTCCAACGCCAATCCCGAAGCTTTTCAGATCGCGTCATCGCTGGTGGCCTGCGGGATTTCGCCCTGGTATGTGGCGGAGAACCTTTACGAAAGTCGTCCGGCTGAGCAACTCAGGTTGCTTGCCATTGTTCTGGAAACCCTTGCAATTTCCCCTTGCGGACGGTTTGGATCGGTGTGTGTGACTCGCGATATGCTGCTATCCGCGGGCGCAAAACCTGAAGACACCGATGGCCTTATCAACTATCCCCGTTCGGTTCGCGGGGTCGAGGTGGCTTTGTGTTTCCGCCAGACTGATGATAACCGGTTCAAGGTCAGTTTTCGGTCAAAAGGCAAGGTTGATGTCGGTGCATTGGCTCGAGGTCTCGGTGGCGGCGGGCATCATAATGCTGCCGGTGCTACCGTCGATGGGGACATCGGTCAGGTAAAGTGCCAGGTTTTCGCGCGTCTCAACGAACTTCTCCCGTTTTCCTGA
- the rbfA gene encoding 30S ribosome-binding factor RbfA, with the protein MEHPRPHRVGEQLQKEISALLLKGLKDPRVGFVTITAVDVTPDMHLARVFYTVYGTDKQIADTQAGLKSAVPFLRRELGRRMRMRYVPDLVFEFDKSLEYGNRIDNLLRTISEEQSSDD; encoded by the coding sequence TTGGAACACCCGAGACCCCATCGCGTTGGCGAGCAACTGCAAAAAGAGATTTCGGCCCTGCTGCTCAAGGGGCTGAAAGATCCCCGTGTCGGCTTCGTGACCATCACCGCCGTCGATGTGACACCGGACATGCATCTGGCGCGGGTTTTCTACACCGTCTACGGCACCGACAAGCAAATTGCCGATACCCAGGCCGGCCTCAAAAGCGCCGTACCTTTTCTGCGGCGTGAACTCGGCCGCCGGATGCGCATGCGGTACGTACCCGATCTGGTTTTTGAATTCGACAAATCGCTTGAATACGGCAATCGCATAGACAATCTGTTGCGCACCATCAGCGAGGAACAGTCCAGCGATGATTGA
- a CDS encoding DUF503 domain-containing protein, with the protein MVVGVLRVELHIHGPQSLKQKRSIVKSLLGRCRSRFPVSCAEVDHHELWQRTTLGCVVVEQDEAAADRILQKVVAELEHCAVADLCRQDIEFIHYR; encoded by the coding sequence ATGGTCGTCGGTGTCCTGAGAGTCGAGTTGCACATCCATGGTCCACAAAGCCTGAAACAGAAACGCTCTATCGTCAAAAGCCTGCTTGGTCGCTGTCGATCGCGCTTTCCTGTGAGTTGCGCTGAAGTGGACCATCACGAACTCTGGCAGCGAACGACTCTCGGTTGCGTCGTGGTTGAACAGGATGAAGCCGCTGCAGACAGGATTTTGCAGAAGGTTGTTGCCGAGCTTGAGCATTGCGCTGTTGCCGACCTGTGTCGGCAGGATATCGAATTCATTCATTATAGGTAG
- the infB gene encoding translation initiation factor IF-2 → MGKKLRVYELAQKMGLDNKVVLEKLHEAGIEAKSHMSVLDEEDVEKIEGAPAKVEEVEERRITAGVIRRRRKEVPEEETAAPPASAEEHPQAQTVVEEPAPAADIKPAASKPETPVASVPEPISADKQDSGPSEPLDEEQVSEPAKVVKEAAPVAEQEGSGKQTAESPAAASEAGPVKREPEVSKTADKTEGQPEMAETPVTKDKTKVEKVTANRAKILGRVELSTLSPPPKRQERGERPERGKPEKARPDRARPARPAPAGAARGKEVAPQIVVPFDGGPAPDKEVRGGKKGKKSKSGGYDKDKEVADGGKGRRGRREVYEPDHDDRRARRGKKSPKVQKKTEVTLSKAIKRIIRISDVITVGELAKRMGVKSKDLITELMRQGQMVTINHPLDYETAAILASEFNYEVENVAFDEEHVLTDDAVITDESGSDEGAIPRPPVVTIMGHVDHGKTSLLDAIRATNVTSGEAGGITQHIGAYDVTVNGRKITFLDTPGHEAFTSMRARGAKVTDIVVLVVAADDGVMPQTKEAINHSKAAGVPIIVAINKMDKPDANPDRVKQELTEFEMVPEDWGGDTIFVEVSAKTTANLDSLLEMILLQAEVLELKANPHKRAKGAIVEARLDRGRGPVATVLVEEGTLRIGDPIVSGLHYGRVRTMTNDRGDRLEEAGPSCPVEVTGLSGTPVAGDTFHAVESEKVAKDVATHRQRKIREQELATTSKISLEQLYARLQQGEVQELKVIIKADVQGSVEAVRDSLLKLSTDACRLVVIHTAVGGINESDVSLASASDAIILGFNVRAEAKAAAFAEEEGVDIRFYNVIYDAVNDIRDAMEGLLAPTLREKALGKVEVRETFHVSKVGTIAGCYVTDGKVLRNSQVRLIRDHVVIWEGKLASLKRFKDDAREVQSGYECGLSLENYNDVKVGDIIEVFEMEEVKTSL, encoded by the coding sequence ATGGGTAAAAAATTACGAGTATATGAATTAGCGCAAAAAATGGGGCTGGATAACAAAGTTGTGCTCGAAAAGCTGCACGAAGCCGGTATCGAGGCCAAAAGCCACATGAGCGTGCTTGACGAAGAGGATGTCGAAAAGATCGAAGGTGCGCCCGCCAAGGTGGAAGAAGTTGAAGAACGGCGCATCACTGCTGGCGTTATCCGCCGTCGACGGAAAGAAGTCCCCGAAGAAGAAACGGCGGCACCCCCCGCATCCGCCGAAGAGCATCCTCAGGCGCAGACTGTTGTTGAGGAACCCGCCCCCGCCGCAGATATCAAGCCCGCTGCCTCCAAGCCCGAGACTCCCGTTGCATCGGTGCCCGAACCGATATCCGCGGATAAACAGGATTCAGGGCCGAGTGAGCCGCTAGATGAAGAACAGGTTTCCGAGCCAGCAAAAGTTGTCAAAGAAGCGGCACCAGTCGCTGAACAGGAAGGTTCCGGCAAGCAGACTGCCGAGTCACCTGCCGCAGCTTCCGAGGCGGGGCCGGTAAAACGCGAACCCGAAGTATCCAAAACGGCTGATAAGACAGAAGGGCAGCCCGAAATGGCTGAAACTCCGGTGACCAAGGATAAAACTAAAGTGGAAAAAGTCACAGCCAACCGTGCAAAGATACTCGGTCGCGTCGAACTTTCAACTCTGTCACCGCCGCCCAAGAGACAGGAGCGTGGAGAGCGGCCTGAACGGGGCAAGCCCGAGAAGGCTCGGCCTGATCGTGCCAGGCCCGCGCGTCCTGCACCGGCTGGCGCCGCTCGGGGTAAAGAAGTCGCGCCCCAGATTGTTGTGCCTTTCGATGGTGGCCCGGCCCCCGACAAGGAAGTTCGTGGGGGGAAAAAGGGTAAAAAATCCAAAAGTGGTGGCTACGACAAGGATAAAGAGGTTGCGGACGGCGGCAAGGGGCGCCGCGGGCGCCGTGAGGTTTACGAGCCGGACCACGACGATCGGCGAGCACGTCGGGGCAAAAAGAGCCCCAAAGTACAGAAAAAAACGGAAGTTACCCTTTCCAAAGCCATCAAGCGCATTATTCGCATCAGCGATGTCATCACTGTCGGTGAGTTGGCCAAGCGTATGGGGGTTAAAAGCAAGGACCTCATTACCGAACTTATGCGCCAGGGGCAGATGGTCACCATAAATCATCCCCTCGATTACGAAACCGCTGCCATATTGGCATCCGAATTCAACTATGAAGTTGAGAACGTGGCTTTTGATGAAGAACACGTGCTGACTGATGATGCCGTCATAACCGATGAAAGCGGCAGTGATGAAGGTGCCATTCCACGTCCGCCTGTGGTTACCATCATGGGGCACGTCGATCATGGCAAGACAAGCCTTCTTGACGCCATTCGTGCCACGAATGTCACCTCCGGTGAGGCTGGCGGTATAACCCAGCACATCGGCGCATACGATGTCACCGTGAATGGCAGAAAGATCACCTTTCTGGACACCCCGGGTCACGAGGCGTTTACCTCGATGCGGGCGCGGGGCGCCAAGGTTACCGATATCGTGGTGCTTGTGGTTGCCGCCGACGATGGTGTTATGCCCCAAACCAAGGAAGCCATCAATCACTCCAAGGCGGCCGGCGTTCCGATCATTGTCGCCATCAACAAGATGGACAAGCCCGACGCCAATCCTGATCGTGTCAAGCAGGAACTGACCGAATTCGAAATGGTCCCCGAGGATTGGGGCGGTGATACTATTTTTGTAGAGGTTTCGGCAAAAACCACAGCTAACCTCGACAGCCTTCTCGAAATGATTCTTCTGCAGGCGGAAGTTCTGGAGCTGAAGGCAAACCCCCACAAGCGCGCCAAAGGCGCCATCGTCGAAGCCCGTCTGGACCGGGGCCGTGGCCCTGTCGCGACGGTTCTGGTGGAAGAAGGTACGCTGCGCATTGGCGACCCCATCGTGTCCGGACTGCACTATGGGCGGGTTCGTACCATGACCAATGACCGCGGCGACCGATTGGAAGAGGCCGGACCGTCCTGCCCGGTCGAAGTTACCGGTCTGTCGGGCACGCCGGTTGCCGGAGATACCTTCCACGCCGTAGAGAGCGAAAAAGTGGCCAAGGACGTCGCTACCCACCGTCAGCGCAAAATCCGGGAGCAGGAATTGGCCACTACCAGCAAAATCTCCCTGGAGCAGCTCTATGCGCGCTTGCAGCAGGGTGAAGTGCAGGAACTCAAGGTTATCATCAAGGCCGACGTGCAGGGTTCCGTGGAGGCGGTTCGCGACTCTCTGCTGAAATTGTCCACCGATGCCTGCCGCCTGGTTGTTATCCATACGGCGGTCGGCGGCATTAACGAGAGCGACGTTTCACTCGCCTCCGCTTCCGATGCCATCATCCTCGGTTTCAATGTGCGTGCGGAGGCGAAGGCTGCTGCCTTTGCCGAAGAAGAAGGTGTCGACATCCGTTTCTACAATGTCATCTACGATGCGGTTAACGACATTCGCGATGCCATGGAAGGTCTGCTGGCGCCCACTCTGCGTGAAAAAGCCCTCGGCAAGGTCGAGGTTCGCGAGACATTCCACGTATCCAAAGTGGGTACCATCGCCGGTTGTTACGTCACCGACGGCAAGGTGCTGCGCAATTCCCAGGTGCGACTGATTCGCGATCATGTGGTGATCTGGGAAGGTAAGCTGGCTTCGCTCAAGCGATTCAAGGACGATGCCCGCGAAGTTCAAAGCGGTTACGAGTGCGGCTTGAGCCTTGAAAATTACAACGACGTCAAGGTCGGGGACATCATCGAAGTGTTTGAAATGGAAGAAGTCAAGACCTCCCTCTGA